One window from the genome of Dolosigranulum savutiense encodes:
- a CDS encoding SDR family NAD(P)-dependent oxidoreductase, with the protein MTKTYSLITGASSGIGRDLAYKLASEGHNVILVARREQRLKEIAANIEENYQVSAQYLVQDIGDVASLDDFYEKTKAFNIDLWVNNAGISVSGDFLEMDPNDILKMLKLNTGALAKLSILYLQDYADKPVQLLNVSSVAGYALMEGAPLYSVSKHFVSTLTENLAHELANKNKPARAKVLAPAATETEFVGVVRGDAEADVDYSDVFERYHTSEQMAEFAWELLESDKVVGIVDLDDFEFKLTDPQFKYVGGN; encoded by the coding sequence ATGACAAAAACATATAGTTTAATTACTGGAGCAAGCTCTGGTATCGGACGTGATCTTGCTTATAAACTAGCTAGTGAAGGGCACAACGTTATCCTCGTAGCCCGCCGTGAACAACGTCTAAAAGAGATTGCCGCTAATATTGAAGAAAACTATCAAGTCAGTGCCCAATACTTGGTGCAAGATATCGGTGATGTGGCCAGCTTAGATGATTTTTATGAAAAAACAAAAGCATTCAACATTGATCTCTGGGTTAACAATGCTGGAATCAGTGTATCCGGTGACTTCTTGGAAATGGACCCCAATGACATCTTAAAAATGTTAAAACTCAATACGGGGGCTCTAGCCAAGTTATCGATTCTTTACTTGCAAGATTATGCTGATAAACCGGTCCAACTCCTCAATGTCTCATCTGTGGCCGGGTATGCTTTAATGGAAGGTGCGCCACTCTATTCCGTGTCTAAGCACTTTGTCAGTACCTTAACTGAAAACTTAGCCCACGAATTAGCGAATAAAAACAAACCAGCTCGGGCTAAAGTACTTGCTCCTGCTGCAACTGAGACCGAATTTGTCGGCGTTGTTCGTGGTGATGCTGAAGCAGATGTTGATTACTCTGATGTTTTCGAACGCTACCATACAAGTGAACAAATGGCAGAATTTGCCTGGGAGTTGCTCGAGTCCGATAAAGTGGTCGGAATCGTTGACTTAGATGATTTCGAATTCAAACTAACAGACCCTCAGTTCAAATATGTTGGCGGTAACTAA
- the lipA gene encoding lipoyl synthase: MTIHIKMPKLLPNMERGKLVAWVVDEGEVFEAGDPLYEVETDKVVNIIEAEMDGLMMKHRYEEGDDVPVGAIVAEVGPRSSKPDWLRVSYNGSAIKNVSNILEENRLTTVCEEANCPNIGECFGNNTATFMIMGEKCTRGCKFCNIERTARPGQLDPLEPIRVADAVRKMKLEHAVVTQVARDDLKDGGAAHMAETVRQIREINPETTIEVLISDLRGSYEALEDVLAADPDVLNHNMEMPKEWYRKVQPQCNYEQSLNVLRNSKKISPNTLTKTGFMVGLGESDEEISNLMDDILATGCDILTINQYLQPSSEHHKLARYVTPEKFNEYEEMAREKGFKYVVAAPLVRSSYKAAEAFEHAKAKQA, translated from the coding sequence ATGACTATTCACATTAAGATGCCAAAGCTTCTTCCTAATATGGAAAGGGGCAAACTTGTAGCTTGGGTTGTTGATGAAGGGGAAGTGTTTGAAGCAGGCGATCCGTTATACGAAGTTGAAACAGATAAAGTCGTTAATATTATTGAGGCAGAGATGGATGGTTTGATGATGAAGCATCGTTACGAAGAAGGAGATGATGTACCCGTTGGAGCAATTGTCGCTGAGGTGGGGCCACGTTCGTCAAAGCCTGATTGGTTGCGCGTGTCTTACAATGGGAGTGCGATTAAAAACGTCTCTAATATTTTAGAAGAGAACAGATTAACAACAGTTTGTGAGGAAGCAAATTGTCCGAATATCGGGGAATGTTTCGGCAATAACACCGCAACCTTTATGATTATGGGAGAAAAATGTACCCGTGGCTGTAAGTTTTGTAATATCGAACGGACCGCTCGCCCAGGCCAGCTTGATCCACTTGAGCCTATTCGAGTAGCTGATGCCGTTCGTAAGATGAAGCTTGAGCATGCTGTGGTTACTCAAGTCGCACGAGATGATCTTAAAGATGGTGGTGCAGCGCATATGGCGGAGACCGTTCGACAAATCCGCGAGATCAATCCGGAGACAACAATCGAAGTCTTGATCTCAGACTTGCGAGGCTCTTATGAAGCATTGGAAGATGTTCTTGCAGCTGATCCCGATGTCTTGAACCACAACATGGAGATGCCAAAAGAATGGTACCGAAAAGTTCAGCCACAATGTAATTACGAACAGTCCTTAAATGTCTTACGTAATAGTAAGAAGATTTCACCGAATACCTTAACGAAGACTGGATTCATGGTTGGTCTAGGTGAGTCTGATGAAGAGATTTCTAACTTGATGGATGACATCTTAGCGACGGGTTGTGATATTTTGACGATTAACCAATACTTGCAACCATCTAGTGAGCACCATAAGTTGGCACGCTACGTGACACCGGAGAAGTTCAATGAATATGAAGAAATGGCCCGCGAAAAAGGATTCAAATATGTCGTAGCAGCACCGCTCGTTCGCTCATCATACAAAGCAGCGGAGGCCTTCGAACACGCTAAAGCAAAGCAGGCTTAG
- a CDS encoding helix-turn-helix domain-containing protein, with protein sequence MKIINIEAIKQLLNDNSISAYSIEKETGFSRHTLAKLRRNETDFDKLSLKSLKQLQSFINNQRDSDHS encoded by the coding sequence ATGAAAATTATAAATATAGAAGCTATAAAGCAACTACTGAACGACAACTCAATCAGCGCTTACAGTATCGAAAAAGAAACAGGATTTTCACGACACACCCTCGCTAAACTTAGACGTAATGAAACAGACTTTGACAAACTATCACTAAAATCACTCAAACAACTACAATCATTTATTAATAATCAGCGTGACTCAGACCACTCTTAA
- a CDS encoding ABC transporter ATP-binding protein, whose product MQLKQRQYKAIDVLKMGYDVSKPLILYLLLLTIVEAIVSTFVVALTTANFIERAELIFSGRVEMTSIYPSIIILMATLGVMTFSGNLVALIHSSIQNKLEQEMLPLIIDKQITLAYKYVETDDYWELSDRLLNEMSEYVMDGISAYMSLIHVGVAMSSIILLITQQLWWAGIIVLMFSCPLIVVAMWAGRHNYAAKVATKEYEHRYSYYSDEMLTNREVVEERTLFDYTQKITNHYYHFFEKARDIQLAVLLKTKVVMKLTGTLPIIVAGITGGLFIPLVIAGQMNPGIFIGIIAALFGLVDILGEGLQEAVKHLAEAREFMNDLTTLMTWESVAGVLDLPDKDRLTFNTLEFINVSFKYPKTDKYVLKNVSFKLESGQRYAFVGANGAGKTTLTKLLTGLYDEYEGDILINGKQLRLYKQSTVKSLFSVVYQQFSKYQISLKDNIALGRISQDVTDAHIQQIAIQAGLEETLHQLDQEMNTLLGKIHENGVDLSGEQWQKLAIARSLISPAPIKIMDEPTAALDPLSENELYQTFAQLMEGKTTILITHRLGSVKLVDKIFVLEAGRLVEHGTHSQLMQHQGLYRYMFKEQEGWYQ is encoded by the coding sequence ATGCAATTAAAACAAAGGCAATATAAAGCTATCGATGTATTGAAAATGGGCTATGATGTGAGTAAACCCCTGATACTATATTTGTTACTCTTGACTATTGTTGAAGCTATCGTATCAACGTTTGTCGTTGCACTGACAACAGCGAATTTTATTGAGCGTGCTGAGTTAATTTTTTCAGGGAGAGTAGAGATGACAAGTATTTATCCGTCAATAATTATTTTGATGGCGACATTAGGTGTCATGACGTTTTCGGGGAATCTCGTGGCACTTATCCATTCAAGCATACAAAATAAGTTAGAACAAGAGATGCTGCCACTAATCATAGATAAGCAAATAACGCTTGCATACAAATACGTAGAAACTGATGACTATTGGGAATTAAGCGATCGACTATTAAATGAGATGTCTGAATACGTGATGGATGGTATTTCAGCTTATATGAGTTTGATACATGTTGGTGTAGCGATGTCGTCAATTATACTATTAATTACCCAGCAATTGTGGTGGGCGGGAATCATTGTATTGATGTTTTCTTGTCCACTCATTGTGGTAGCCATGTGGGCAGGCCGGCATAACTATGCCGCTAAAGTGGCAACGAAGGAATATGAGCACCGCTATAGTTATTATTCTGACGAGATGTTGACGAATCGAGAAGTTGTGGAAGAACGAACCCTTTTTGATTATACGCAAAAGATAACCAACCACTACTATCATTTTTTTGAAAAAGCTCGTGATATCCAATTAGCCGTTCTGTTAAAAACTAAAGTAGTAATGAAACTAACCGGGACACTTCCTATAATAGTTGCTGGGATAACTGGCGGATTATTTATACCCCTTGTGATAGCCGGGCAAATGAATCCAGGAATATTTATCGGGATTATTGCCGCACTATTTGGGTTGGTTGATATTTTAGGAGAAGGTTTGCAAGAAGCAGTCAAGCATCTTGCCGAAGCAAGAGAATTTATGAATGATTTGACTACTTTGATGACATGGGAGAGTGTAGCGGGTGTACTGGACTTACCAGATAAGGACCGGTTAACATTTAATACGTTAGAGTTCATAAATGTTAGTTTTAAATATCCGAAAACAGATAAATACGTGCTAAAGAATGTGTCATTCAAATTAGAAAGTGGTCAACGGTATGCATTTGTTGGGGCAAATGGTGCAGGAAAAACAACCCTCACAAAATTATTAACAGGATTATATGATGAATATGAGGGAGACATTTTAATTAATGGGAAGCAGCTTCGATTGTATAAACAATCCACTGTAAAATCTTTGTTTTCGGTCGTCTATCAACAGTTTTCAAAATATCAAATTTCATTGAAAGATAATATTGCATTAGGACGTATTTCACAGGATGTGACGGATGCTCATATCCAACAGATAGCCATTCAAGCTGGCTTGGAAGAGACCCTTCATCAGTTAGATCAAGAGATGAATACGTTGTTAGGAAAAATTCATGAAAATGGTGTTGATCTTTCAGGAGAGCAGTGGCAAAAATTAGCGATTGCAAGATCGTTAATAAGTCCAGCGCCGATTAAAATTATGGATGAACCGACAGCAGCATTAGATCCATTATCAGAAAACGAGCTATATCAAACATTTGCTCAATTGATGGAAGGGAAAACGACTATTTTAATTACTCATCGGTTAGGATCTGTTAAATTAGTAGATAAAATCTTTGTACTTGAGGCGGGACGTTTGGTCGAACACGGTACGCATTCGCAACTAATGCAGCATCAGGGATTATACCGGTACATGTTTAAAGAACAGGAGGGGTGGTATCAGTAA
- a CDS encoding MFS transporter, with product MESLLTDKKKYFMSVIFDNFGSSLMTFAIPVYILGLSNSVLYLSLISSLTLLPFLVLGMPFGALVDKLNIKKILYLSDFIRFFLYFTLFFIVVYIDSLDIKLWTLIIVTILVSCINVISSISETTYLPYLFKHTDDFTSLNSSIYSIQYILGILSPIVGGMIYSKYSIGILLLISSLCYLLSSFSFYYIKAVENKSNPKFSSEIFKDIFADIVKGYVYVSCRKTVFLPLVITAIFNILTANFQNDSLIFLKNIINLDTSQIGFVVSVATSGALCGAFLINFLSKKFEFHQLFITNILLQSILRIIYAQWSNVYMIVAITFVIDALQSILNIIIITNRQKLVEKEYLGRANSLYKTVLIGVNSLGFIIGGFITEKLGVRVSLLISGISLVVLYCIASLLYRNISKKRLRKNNIKH from the coding sequence ATGGAAAGTTTATTAACGGATAAAAAAAAATACTTTATGTCAGTAATTTTTGATAATTTTGGTAGTTCATTAATGACTTTTGCGATACCAGTTTATATATTAGGATTAAGTAATTCAGTTTTATATTTATCTTTAATATCTTCTTTAACACTTCTCCCCTTTCTAGTTCTAGGGATGCCATTTGGAGCTTTGGTTGATAAGTTAAATATAAAGAAAATATTGTATTTATCTGATTTTATTAGATTCTTTTTATATTTTACTTTATTTTTTATAGTGGTTTATATTGATAGCTTAGATATTAAATTGTGGACACTGATCATAGTAACTATTTTAGTAAGTTGTATTAACGTTATTAGTTCAATATCAGAAACAACCTACCTACCATATTTATTCAAACACACAGATGATTTTACATCTTTAAATAGTAGTATCTATTCAATACAATATATTTTAGGTATTTTATCTCCTATTGTGGGTGGAATGATATATAGTAAGTATTCAATAGGAATTTTATTGTTGATCAGTAGTCTATGCTATCTCTTAAGTTCATTTTCATTTTATTATATTAAGGCTGTAGAAAATAAATCTAATCCTAAATTTTCATCTGAAATTTTTAAGGATATATTTGCTGATATTGTAAAAGGGTATGTATATGTTTCATGTAGAAAAACAGTATTTTTACCATTAGTTATTACAGCTATTTTTAATATATTAACGGCGAATTTTCAAAATGATAGTCTGATTTTTTTAAAAAATATCATAAATTTAGATACTAGTCAGATTGGATTTGTAGTATCAGTTGCTACTAGTGGGGCACTTTGTGGAGCTTTTTTAATAAACTTTCTGAGTAAGAAATTTGAATTTCATCAGCTTTTCATTACAAACATTTTACTTCAATCTATACTGAGAATTATTTATGCACAATGGAGCAATGTTTATATGATTGTTGCAATTACTTTTGTTATAGATGCTTTACAATCAATATTGAATATAATAATTATAACCAATAGACAAAAGTTGGTGGAAAAAGAATATTTAGGTAGAGCAAATAGTCTTTATAAAACGGTGTTGATTGGAGTGAATTCGCTTGGATTTATTATTGGTGGCTTCATAACAGAGAAATTAGGAGTTCGTGTATCATTATTGATTTCTGGGATTAGCTTAGTAGTTTTATATTGTATAGCATCATTGTTATATCGTAACATTAGCAAAAAAAGATTAAGGAAGAACAATATAAAACATTAA
- a CDS encoding ABC transporter ATP-binding protein, with translation MKTNNPYNNRSIIVRSIFDYFNKAPLMGGVEQSVALIRGLLWGGSIYTTQKLFDSLLNYEAQSYRIIMSWFIVVIMILFLQQLLGGLSSYLLSHVSYTNMGKYMVEFQQKIGQMSPEKFEDSVFLDQLNKAKECIEYESLGHFSSICLQVITYYSVFLVAVGIYLFSLSPVLLIVILLGFVPAIWGKFSQRDAFEQLEEKNVRTRRQYDYYKKILVGTAAYQETRLLGAANHFRKRFVQTLTVMTQNKWHTERNIAVKQMGLDVVSFLGLGLSLYILVIFTLDGQMTVGAFASVFIALTHIFSIIDEMLSVYLKNGNKLMVEVANFYRFMDINEPQKETRVPNLEEGIQLKAVSFSYPHTKRYAVENLSLTVNPGETIAIVGENGSGKSTLVKLMTGLYLPTSGSVEVGGCDTRLVEPTMLFSQISAIFQNYGRYKLTLEENVRISDLNEELNTDQVQEVLQEVDFPQHIRHEQMLSPEFGGIDLSGGLWQRLSIARGLYRSHNLIVLDEPTAAIDPIEEAKLYRMFDKVSQGKTAILVTHRLGSVKLADRIIVMHHGRIDDIGTHSELIAKQGKYAHMWDAQASWYGHGNTIT, from the coding sequence ATGAAGACGAATAATCCATATAATAATCGATCCATTATTGTACGCTCTATCTTTGATTATTTTAATAAAGCACCGTTGATGGGGGGTGTTGAGCAAAGTGTCGCCCTTATCCGTGGGTTATTGTGGGGCGGTAGTATCTATACCACTCAAAAATTATTTGATTCGCTCCTAAACTATGAAGCACAGTCTTATCGGATAATAATGAGTTGGTTTATCGTGGTGATCATGATTTTATTTCTGCAACAACTACTGGGTGGCCTGAGTAGCTATTTATTAAGCCATGTGTCTTATACTAATATGGGGAAATATATGGTAGAATTTCAGCAGAAAATAGGGCAGATGTCGCCTGAAAAATTTGAGGATTCAGTATTTCTAGATCAATTAAATAAGGCAAAAGAATGTATTGAATATGAAAGTCTAGGGCATTTTTCATCTATTTGTTTGCAAGTGATTACGTATTATAGTGTCTTTTTAGTAGCTGTAGGGATTTATTTATTTTCATTATCTCCTGTGCTTCTTATTGTAATCCTTCTAGGGTTTGTGCCTGCAATATGGGGAAAATTTAGTCAACGCGATGCCTTTGAGCAATTAGAAGAAAAAAATGTACGTACCCGTAGACAATATGATTATTATAAAAAAATATTAGTTGGTACTGCCGCTTATCAAGAAACGCGGTTATTAGGAGCAGCTAATCATTTTAGAAAACGGTTTGTCCAAACACTGACAGTGATGACTCAAAATAAATGGCACACTGAGCGAAACATTGCAGTGAAACAGATGGGGTTGGATGTCGTTTCTTTTTTGGGGTTAGGGCTATCACTGTATATACTCGTCATCTTTACCTTAGATGGGCAGATGACTGTTGGAGCATTTGCATCTGTTTTTATAGCATTAACCCATATTTTTTCGATTATTGATGAGATGTTGTCTGTGTATCTTAAAAATGGAAATAAATTAATGGTTGAAGTCGCTAATTTTTATCGATTTATGGATATTAATGAACCCCAAAAAGAAACGAGGGTCCCTAATCTAGAGGAAGGCATTCAGTTAAAAGCGGTCAGTTTTTCTTATCCGCATACGAAGCGATATGCGGTAGAGAATCTATCGCTAACTGTCAATCCAGGAGAAACAATTGCAATTGTTGGTGAAAATGGTTCAGGGAAATCAACATTGGTTAAACTGATGACAGGACTGTACCTACCGACGAGTGGAAGCGTTGAAGTAGGGGGTTGTGATACACGTCTAGTGGAACCGACTATGTTATTTAGTCAAATAAGTGCTATCTTCCAAAATTATGGCCGATATAAATTAACGCTAGAAGAAAATGTTCGAATAAGTGATCTAAATGAGGAGCTGAATACAGATCAAGTACAAGAAGTCCTCCAAGAGGTCGATTTTCCACAACATATACGACATGAACAAATGTTGTCTCCAGAGTTTGGAGGAATTGACTTGTCGGGAGGATTATGGCAACGATTATCGATCGCACGAGGTCTGTATAGATCGCATAATTTAATTGTACTGGACGAACCGACAGCAGCGATTGATCCGATCGAAGAGGCTAAACTGTATCGTATGTTTGACAAGGTGTCTCAGGGGAAAACCGCTATATTAGTGACGCACCGACTAGGGTCCGTTAAATTAGCTGATCGTATTATCGTCATGCATCATGGACGTATAGATGATATCGGGACTCATTCAGAGTTAATAGCTAAACAAGGAAAATATGCCCATATGTGGGATGCGCAAGCCAGCTGGTATGGGCATGGGAATACAATAACTTAG
- a CDS encoding heavy metal translocating P-type ATPase: MWNYLKTNREGQFLVIGIVLTVLGFTLTVLDLAGSRWVFYGAIGFLGFYAAKDAVVETFKHKAPNDALLMVLSALGATLIQYESEGAVLLLIFAGAEVLEDYVTAKATDSISELMSSVPNEAHVMRKNGDVEIVPTDTLEVGDTVVVQKGAQLPIDGTIDRQAVVNEAALTGESIPVEKASGEMVYAGTLNEGDVFYLTVTQTSDQTIFSNIIHMVEQAQQHPSKKARWIDTFEAYYVTGVLIAVPLFIIGLFFLQELSWQAAFYRGLVLLTVASPCALVASITPATLSAISNGAKNGILFKGGKAMERFGELKTLYTDKTGTLTQGEFSVTDYELADDYLPTLVYMEQQSSHPIAQAIVAHFKSEKIELPTEPDQIEEIAGAGLRMGNITVGKPDLFKKSTGIEAVQAAIDGPETTIIVAEHDCIVGYVNLADKIRVSSQQAVHHFQAAGIEVVLLTGDQQRVAEAIAAEIGIPKTYAELLPEDKMNFIQSSQSSNKVVGMIGDGINDAPALAHADIGIAMGSGSQAAMESADIVIVKNDLQKLFNSYRLSQRLDKIIKQNLFFAIGVIITLITLNILGWLDLPMGVVFHEVSTILVILNGLRLLRNSSTAAIETNTSHQHTADHPETVI, encoded by the coding sequence ATGTGGAACTATCTAAAAACAAATCGGGAAGGACAATTTTTAGTCATTGGAATTGTGTTGACTGTATTAGGATTTACCTTAACAGTATTGGACTTAGCTGGCAGCCGTTGGGTATTCTACGGAGCAATTGGCTTTTTAGGGTTTTATGCTGCGAAAGATGCTGTGGTCGAAACATTCAAACATAAAGCACCCAATGATGCCTTATTAATGGTACTTTCAGCCTTAGGAGCTACATTGATTCAATATGAATCGGAAGGAGCGGTGTTGTTGCTAATCTTTGCGGGTGCAGAAGTGTTGGAAGATTATGTGACCGCCAAGGCAACGGACAGTATCTCCGAGCTAATGTCCAGTGTTCCTAATGAAGCTCATGTAATGCGTAAGAATGGCGATGTTGAGATTGTTCCTACTGATACATTAGAAGTCGGTGACACAGTGGTCGTCCAAAAAGGAGCCCAACTTCCAATAGATGGCACAATTGACCGTCAAGCTGTTGTCAATGAAGCAGCACTAACGGGGGAATCGATTCCTGTAGAAAAAGCTAGCGGTGAGATGGTTTACGCTGGTACCTTAAATGAGGGAGATGTCTTCTACTTAACCGTTACTCAGACAAGTGATCAAACCATCTTCTCCAATATTATTCACATGGTTGAACAAGCACAACAACACCCCTCCAAAAAAGCTCGCTGGATTGATACATTCGAAGCCTATTATGTAACAGGCGTGTTAATTGCAGTGCCACTATTTATCATTGGCTTATTTTTCCTGCAAGAACTCAGTTGGCAAGCTGCCTTCTACCGTGGACTCGTCCTCTTAACAGTGGCCAGTCCCTGTGCTTTAGTGGCTTCCATCACTCCTGCCACACTCAGCGCTATTAGTAACGGTGCTAAGAACGGTATTCTCTTCAAGGGAGGTAAGGCCATGGAACGCTTCGGTGAATTGAAGACACTCTATACTGACAAAACAGGTACCCTAACGCAAGGTGAATTCAGTGTCACTGATTATGAGTTAGCCGATGACTATCTTCCAACACTGGTCTATATGGAACAGCAATCGAGTCACCCTATTGCCCAAGCAATTGTCGCTCACTTCAAATCAGAGAAGATCGAATTACCAACTGAACCAGATCAAATCGAAGAAATTGCAGGAGCCGGCTTAAGAATGGGCAATATCACAGTCGGCAAACCTGATTTATTTAAAAAATCAACGGGAATTGAAGCAGTTCAAGCTGCTATCGATGGGCCAGAGACTACGATTATTGTAGCTGAACATGATTGTATTGTTGGTTATGTTAATTTAGCCGATAAAATTCGCGTCAGCTCTCAGCAAGCGGTCCACCATTTCCAAGCAGCCGGAATTGAAGTCGTCTTACTCACTGGTGACCAACAACGCGTGGCCGAAGCAATCGCAGCTGAGATTGGTATTCCTAAAACCTATGCTGAATTACTTCCAGAAGATAAAATGAATTTCATCCAATCCAGCCAGTCGAGCAATAAAGTGGTGGGCATGATCGGTGACGGCATTAACGATGCTCCAGCCTTAGCTCATGCGGATATTGGAATTGCGATGGGCAGCGGTTCACAAGCGGCTATGGAGTCCGCAGATATCGTAATTGTCAAAAATGATCTACAAAAATTATTCAATAGTTACCGCTTAAGTCAACGTCTAGATAAGATTATTAAGCAAAACCTTTTCTTTGCAATTGGTGTGATTATCACACTCATCACACTGAATATTTTAGGCTGGCTCGATTTACCGATGGGCGTTGTTTTTCATGAAGTATCGACTATTCTCGTTATCTTAAATGGCCTGCGCCTCTTGCGAAACAGTTCTACAGCAGCTATCGAAACTAACACCTCACACCAGCATACCGCTGATCATCCCGAGACCGTCATTTAA
- a CDS encoding VOC family protein has translation MSFKFLHTCYRVQDLDKSLEFYQDLLGFEISRKRDFPEDKFTLVYLKVPGSDYELELTYNYDKEEPYTIGDGYGHIAIGVDDLEATHKEYSETGYEVTELKALSNNSTSYFFIKDPDGYKVEVIQN, from the coding sequence ATGAGTTTTAAGTTTTTACACACGTGCTATCGTGTACAAGATTTGGATAAGTCACTTGAGTTTTACCAGGATCTACTTGGTTTTGAGATTTCTCGTAAACGAGATTTCCCAGAAGATAAATTTACCTTGGTATACTTGAAAGTGCCAGGTTCAGATTATGAACTTGAGTTGACATACAACTACGATAAGGAAGAACCATACACAATTGGTGATGGTTACGGCCATATCGCAATTGGTGTTGATGACCTAGAAGCAACTCACAAAGAGTACAGCGAAACAGGTTATGAAGTAACTGAGCTGAAAGCTTTATCTAACAACAGTACAAGTTACTTCTTCATCAAAGATCCTGATGGCTACAAAGTTGAGGTTATCCAAAACTAA
- a CDS encoding metal-sulfur cluster assembly factor yields MMENLNVELLNEAQTHQEVLHQQLTQVIDPELGIDVLNLGLIYKLDLNKKGDCKVTMTLTSMGCPLADEIMNGVRFALLDCDPVEFVNIDLVFSPAWSTSHMSRYARISLGVRA; encoded by the coding sequence ATGATGGAAAACTTAAATGTTGAATTGTTGAATGAAGCTCAAACGCATCAAGAGGTCTTACACCAGCAACTCACGCAAGTCATTGATCCCGAGTTAGGTATTGATGTGTTGAATTTAGGCTTGATTTACAAACTTGATTTAAATAAAAAAGGGGACTGTAAAGTAACTATGACGCTCACATCGATGGGATGTCCTCTAGCGGATGAGATTATGAATGGTGTTCGCTTTGCTCTGCTTGATTGCGATCCGGTTGAATTTGTTAATATTGATCTAGTTTTTTCACCGGCATGGAGTACGAGTCATATGTCGCGCTATGCGAGGATTTCTCTCGGCGTTAGAGCATAA
- a CDS encoding lipoate--protein ligase, with the protein MLFINNDSNDVYFNFALEHYFVTEKQLNEPLLVFWRTEPTLMVGKYQNIYEEVDVNYAKANGINIVRRPSGGGTIYTDLGSWQFTFIHYQTKREIFFDDFTQPVIAALNQLGVPAEFNGRNDIMIENKKISGNAQYKEKGITVHHGSLLFDTDIEEMVRSTTVDEHKIISKSIKSIRDRVTNIAEYLPNDFTAVDFKQYMVQELMGNEATVYHLTKADIARINELADQLFRSWEAKYKRNPTFTRTTTHYLTGGKLSVSLNIKSGRIAELQLTGDFFSGEDIEEFCQKLVGTRLDEQAIREKITELTDQSLIYNISNEEIATAILDIPQRNID; encoded by the coding sequence ATGTTATTTATTAATAATGATTCTAATGACGTTTATTTCAATTTTGCTTTAGAGCATTATTTTGTAACGGAAAAACAACTAAATGAACCATTACTTGTCTTTTGGCGCACCGAGCCGACACTGATGGTTGGAAAGTATCAAAATATTTATGAAGAAGTGGATGTCAACTATGCAAAGGCGAACGGAATTAACATTGTGCGACGGCCATCTGGTGGGGGCACTATTTATACAGATTTGGGCAGTTGGCAATTTACTTTTATTCATTATCAGACGAAGCGAGAGATATTCTTTGATGACTTCACACAACCGGTTATTGCAGCACTCAATCAATTGGGTGTTCCGGCTGAATTTAATGGCCGAAATGATATTATGATTGAGAATAAAAAAATATCGGGCAATGCACAGTACAAAGAAAAAGGTATTACGGTTCATCATGGGTCATTGCTCTTCGATACAGACATTGAGGAAATGGTGCGCAGTACGACGGTGGATGAACATAAAATCATCTCAAAAAGTATCAAATCTATCCGCGATCGGGTAACGAATATTGCTGAGTATTTGCCTAATGACTTTACAGCAGTGGACTTTAAGCAGTATATGGTCCAAGAATTGATGGGTAACGAAGCAACAGTTTATCACTTAACGAAAGCGGATATTGCTCGCATTAACGAACTGGCGGATCAATTATTTCGCAGTTGGGAAGCGAAATATAAGCGGAACCCCACATTTACACGTACAACAACGCATTATTTGACGGGAGGTAAGCTCAGTGTGTCGCTCAATATCAAGTCCGGACGTATTGCTGAATTGCAATTGACGGGGGATTTTTTCTCAGGCGAAGATATTGAAGAATTTTGTCAGAAACTTGTTGGGACACGCTTAGACGAACAAGCGATTCGAGAAAAAATAACAGAATTAACTGATCAGTCGTTAATTTATAATATCTCAAATGAAGAAATCGCCACAGCCATCTTAGATATCCCACAACGCAATATAGATTAA